One genomic segment of Microbacterium maritypicum includes these proteins:
- a CDS encoding spermidine synthase — protein sequence MGRTRSRDTEHPQTRLDHGGIASIIPSEFTSGFELIVDGTPQSHVDLDDPTHLHFEYIVRMGAVIDQLAPGALTAVHLGAGALTIPRYIEATRPGSRQQVIELEAPLAQLVREHLPLPKGAPIRIRIGDAREGVAKLPSALRAQCDLVVSDVYSGAQTPAHLTSVEFYRELAELLSTDGVLLVNVADGPGLAFARRQAATIAHVLPEIGILADTQVLKGRRFGNLVIAASATPLPTEWLPRILAAGPHPAKIAQGAEVDAFVQGARIVTDVDAVASPRPDASLFLR from the coding sequence ATGGGCCGGACGAGATCGCGAGACACCGAGCACCCCCAGACCCGACTCGATCACGGCGGCATCGCCAGCATCATTCCGTCGGAGTTCACGAGCGGTTTCGAGCTGATCGTCGACGGCACCCCGCAGTCGCACGTCGACCTGGACGACCCGACGCACCTGCACTTCGAGTACATCGTGCGCATGGGAGCGGTGATCGACCAGCTCGCACCGGGTGCGCTGACGGCCGTGCACCTCGGTGCCGGTGCGCTGACGATCCCCCGCTATATCGAGGCCACGCGCCCGGGCTCGCGTCAGCAGGTCATCGAACTCGAAGCCCCGCTCGCGCAGCTGGTGCGGGAGCACCTCCCGCTGCCCAAGGGCGCACCGATCCGGATCAGGATCGGCGATGCCCGCGAGGGAGTCGCGAAGCTGCCGAGCGCGCTGCGGGCGCAGTGCGACCTCGTCGTCTCCGACGTGTATTCGGGGGCGCAGACGCCGGCCCACCTCACCAGCGTCGAGTTCTACCGCGAGCTGGCGGAGCTGCTGTCGACCGACGGTGTGCTCCTCGTCAACGTCGCCGACGGTCCCGGGCTCGCGTTCGCCCGCCGGCAGGCCGCGACGATCGCGCACGTACTCCCCGAGATCGGCATCCTCGCCGACACCCAGGTGCTCAAGGGGCGACGCTTCGGGAACCTCGTCATCGCCGCTTCGGCCACTCCCCTGCCGACGGAGTGGCTGCCGCGCATCCTGGCCGCGGGTCCCCACCCCGCGAAGATCGCGCAGGGCGCAGAGGTCGACGCGTTCGTTCAGGGCGCACGGATCGTCACCGACGTCGACGCCGTCGCCTCCCCTCGGCCGGACGCTTCGCTCTTCCTGCGCTGA